One part of the Rutidosis leptorrhynchoides isolate AG116_Rl617_1_P2 chromosome 1, CSIRO_AGI_Rlap_v1, whole genome shotgun sequence genome encodes these proteins:
- the LOC139846268 gene encoding uncharacterized protein, with product MLKYGLSGMLGSIDCMHWRWRNCPERLKGHYTRGDHGYPSIMLKAVASYDGWFWHAFLGIAGSYNDINVLNQSDLFRDLLAGEAPPCIFTVNGCTFNKGYYLADGIYPEWSTLVKSFRNSIDPKQSKFTKYQESARKDIERAFGILQGRWTIVQHPERQYYIRKIRRIMLTCVILNNMITEDNDRAFCRLEENYRPIRRARGTFQERVEAHMQADAKLRDVGIHRLLRDMFVEHVYNHPPHHRIRHDPTRNPNNQDGAGPSHVNDDEDEDEGEDE from the coding sequence ATGCTCAAATATGGGTTATCGGGGATGTTAGGAAGCATCGATTGTATGCATTGGAGATGGAGAAATTGTCCGGAACGTTTGAAGGGTCATTATACACGAGGTGACCATGGTTACCCGTCAATTATGCTTAAAGCAGTAGCGTCATATGATGGATGGTTTTGGCACGCTTTTCTTGGTATTGCGGGATCATATAATGATATCAATGTACTAAATCAATCTGATTTATTTAGGGACTTATTAGCCGGCGAAGCTCCACCGTGTATATTTACGGTTAACGGGTGTACGTTTAATAAGGGTTATTATTTGGCGGATGGAATTTACCCGGAATGGTCCACACTAGTTAAGTCGTTCAGAAATTCGATTGATCCAAAAcaatcaaaattcacaaagtatCAAGAATcggcaagaaaagatattgaacgagCATTTGGAATACTACAAGGTCGATGGACCATTGTTCAACATCCAGAAAGACAGTATTATATCCGCAAAATTAGAAGGATTATGTTAACATGTGTGATATTAAACAATATGATAACCGAGGACAATGACCGTGCATTTTGTAGACTTGAAGAGAATTATCGTCCGATTCGACGTGCACGAGGAACATTCCAAGAAAGGGTTGAAGCGCATATGCAGGCGGACGCGAAATTAAGAGATGTGGGCATTCATCGACTACTACGAGATATGTTTGTAGAACACGTGTATAATCATCCACCTCATCATCGAATTCGACATGATCCGACAAGAAATCCAAACAATCAAGATGGGGCAGGACCTTCACACGTTAATGATGACGAAGACGAAGACGAAGGCGAAGACGaataa